A genomic region of Candidatus Goldiibacteriota bacterium contains the following coding sequences:
- a CDS encoding deoxyribonuclease IV yields the protein MGLIGVHVSIAGGIYNAVSEGIRTGCEAIQIFTANQRTWDVKTPPAADVKRFIEDFKNSGMKKAVAHDSYLINLASTDGAKLSQSRNAFYEEMERVQALKLDGLVFHPGSYRGGTLEQGLDTVAQSMNLALSRMKKFNSKLLLEITAGTGNTIGGSFEEVAYILDKVKDKEKTGVCFDTAHAFGAGYDLKNEYEKTLKKFDSIIGFEKLLCFHANDSMVELGSKKDRHQHLGQGEIGIEFFRKLINDKRFKDTPVIMETPDEDDMDIKNIKLMKSLRGQ from the coding sequence ATGGGATTAATAGGGGTACATGTATCCATAGCAGGCGGAATATATAATGCCGTGTCAGAAGGCATAAGGACGGGCTGTGAAGCCATTCAGATATTTACCGCCAATCAAAGGACGTGGGATGTTAAGACGCCGCCCGCGGCTGATGTTAAAAGATTTATTGAAGACTTTAAGAACAGCGGAATGAAAAAAGCAGTTGCCCACGATTCGTACCTGATTAATCTTGCAAGCACAGACGGCGCAAAACTGTCACAGTCCAGAAATGCTTTTTATGAAGAGATGGAAAGGGTGCAGGCATTAAAACTTGACGGCCTTGTCTTTCATCCGGGCAGTTACCGCGGCGGCACATTAGAGCAGGGGCTTGATACGGTGGCGCAAAGCATGAATCTGGCGCTGTCGCGCATGAAAAAGTTTAACTCTAAATTATTACTGGAAATAACGGCAGGCACGGGAAATACCATCGGCGGCAGTTTTGAAGAAGTTGCCTATATACTTGATAAAGTTAAAGATAAAGAGAAAACCGGTGTGTGTTTTGACACCGCGCACGCGTTTGGCGCGGGATATGACCTTAAAAATGAATATGAAAAAACACTTAAAAAATTTGATTCAATAATAGGGTTTGAAAAACTTCTGTGTTTTCACGCCAACGATTCAATGGTGGAGCTTGGTTCCAAAAAAGACAGGCATCAGCATCTGGGGCAGGGCGAGATTGGAATTGAGTTTTTTAGAAAACTTATAAATGACAAAAGGTTTAAAGATACACCGGTTATCATGGAAACGCCGGATGAAGATGACATGGATATAAAAAATATTAAACTGATGAAAAGCCTGCGCGGGCAGTAA
- a CDS encoding PadR family transcriptional regulator, whose product MDSIDKWLIQVKKGIAELSVLNILEVKEMYGYDIAKTLETIPDFDIKSGTIYPLLSRLKKQGLVKTRLVESNEGPVRKYYSLTKEGIEATKVMNGYLESLVMKMKKLRREKG is encoded by the coding sequence ATGGATTCGATTGATAAGTGGCTAATACAGGTAAAAAAAGGCATAGCTGAACTTTCTGTGCTTAATATTTTAGAAGTAAAAGAGATGTATGGTTATGATATTGCGAAAACACTGGAAACGATTCCTGATTTTGATATTAAAAGCGGCACTATTTATCCATTGCTTTCAAGGCTGAAAAAACAAGGGCTTGTCAAGACTCGCCTTGTTGAATCGAATGAAGGTCCTGTTAGAAAGTATTATTCATTAACTAAGGAAGGTATAGAAGCTACAAAAGTCATGAATGGCTATTTGGAATCACTAGTAATGAAAATGAAAAAACTAAGAAGAGAAAAGGGGTAA
- a CDS encoding MATE family efflux transporter — protein sequence MRELEKGSILHNLLYLSVPLLITNLMQNFFSIFDMFLLGKIGVSAQAAISITGFIFGVFWSMEGGLMTGASAVISRYAGKKDYAGLKKAVVNVIFAGYAMGILFALINIIFMDNILVYFGAKGETYELAKSIYLMSLISLINDSGLFVFFGVLRAAGGIRKHFYLLFVSIALNTILEPVFIYGWAGFPQLGIIGVPMARLISYFVTTFIMIYILTQKEGILKIQIKDIRLERKFLFNYVGISLPAMLQGVASNIAALVMLKIAAPHGDALLATMGIGSRIDVFVMMLGWAIGSSVAVMVGHNMGAGQIKRAEDSVITGLKMYSLFTFTCWLIAYNFAPMIIKFFNPDYMVIQYGVQYLRIVSPFYLLMGVGLLAGAAFNGAGSTKTPMSINIVAFFALQIPLAFFLSRNPAIGHKAIFISIASVFIFQGIVGWIFYKKGHWKTKEI from the coding sequence ATGAGAGAACTTGAAAAAGGAAGTATTTTACATAACTTATTATACTTAAGCGTGCCGCTGCTTATTACTAACCTTATGCAGAATTTCTTCTCCATATTTGACATGTTTCTGCTTGGAAAGATAGGCGTGTCGGCGCAGGCAGCCATTTCCATTACCGGATTTATCTTCGGGGTTTTCTGGTCAATGGAAGGCGGGCTTATGACCGGCGCTTCCGCTGTAATTTCCCGCTATGCGGGAAAAAAAGATTATGCGGGGTTAAAAAAAGCGGTTGTTAATGTTATCTTCGCGGGATATGCCATGGGCATACTTTTTGCGCTGATAAATATTATCTTTATGGATAATATACTGGTGTATTTTGGAGCCAAAGGGGAAACGTACGAACTTGCCAAGTCTATATACCTTATGTCGCTTATTTCCCTGATAAATGACAGCGGTTTGTTTGTTTTTTTTGGCGTCTTAAGGGCGGCGGGGGGTATTAGAAAACATTTTTACCTGCTGTTTGTATCTATCGCGCTTAATACAATACTGGAGCCGGTCTTTATTTATGGGTGGGCGGGTTTTCCGCAGCTTGGGATAATAGGCGTGCCCATGGCAAGGCTTATTTCCTATTTTGTAACCACTTTTATTATGATTTACATTCTTACGCAGAAGGAAGGCATCTTAAAGATTCAGATTAAGGATATAAGGCTGGAAAGAAAGTTTCTTTTTAATTATGTGGGGATATCACTTCCGGCCATGCTTCAGGGAGTTGCTTCCAATATTGCGGCGCTGGTAATGCTTAAAATTGCCGCGCCTCACGGCGACGCGCTTTTGGCCACAATGGGAATAGGCAGCAGGATAGATGTTTTTGTAATGATGCTTGGATGGGCTATTGGTTCGTCTGTGGCGGTTATGGTGGGGCATAATATGGGCGCCGGGCAGATTAAACGGGCGGAAGACAGCGTTATAACGGGGCTGAAAATGTACAGCTTATTTACGTTTACCTGCTGGCTTATTGCTTATAATTTTGCGCCGATGATAATTAAGTTTTTCAATCCCGATTATATGGTCATACAATATGGCGTGCAGTATCTAAGAATTGTCTCTCCGTTTTATCTTTTAATGGGTGTAGGCCTGCTTGCGGGCGCGGCGTTTAACGGCGCGGGTTCCACTAAGACGCCGATGTCAATAAATATTGTGGCATTCTTCGCGCTGCAGATTCCGCTGGCGTTTTTCCTCTCGCGTAACCCCGCCATTGGCCATAAAGCGATATTCATAAGTATCGCTTCCGTATTTATATTTCAGGGAATAGTGGGCTGGATATTTTATAAAAAAGGGCATTGGAAAACGAAAGAGATTTAA
- a CDS encoding TIGR00730 family Rossman fold protein, whose protein sequence is MNICVFCASSDALDKVYFDDAVLLGEKMAKRGSTLVYGGSNKGLMGAIANTVQKNGGKVIGIIPRAIKDMGVGKEDLDEVIIAEGLRERKALMDERSDAFVFLPGGSGTLEEAMELITLKQLHYHDRPLVFLNTNGFYNSLVFLFRKMQDEKFIKPDFFKLFYMAETVDDIFYFFDNYKPEKTDTKWF, encoded by the coding sequence ATGAACATTTGCGTATTCTGCGCTTCTTCTGACGCTCTTGATAAAGTATATTTTGATGACGCGGTATTATTGGGCGAAAAGATGGCAAAAAGGGGAAGTACGCTTGTATATGGAGGTAGTAATAAAGGGTTAATGGGTGCGATTGCCAATACCGTACAGAAAAACGGCGGTAAGGTTATCGGGATAATTCCAAGGGCTATAAAGGATATGGGCGTTGGAAAAGAAGACCTTGATGAAGTGATAATAGCGGAAGGGTTAAGGGAAAGAAAAGCGCTGATGGATGAACGGTCAGACGCTTTTGTATTTTTACCCGGCGGCTCCGGCACTCTGGAAGAAGCCATGGAACTTATAACATTAAAACAGCTGCATTATCACGACCGTCCGCTGGTATTTTTAAATACAAACGGGTTTTATAACAGCCTGGTTTTCCTCTTCCGTAAAATGCAGGACGAAAAATTCATTAAACCCGATTTCTTCAAACTGTTCTATATGGCGGAGACTGTGGATGATATTTTTTATTTCTTTGATAACTACAAACCGGAAAAGACGGATACTAAGTGGTTTTAA
- a CDS encoding dCTP deaminase, protein MGVMNDKWIKMMAKKGMIEPFQAKQVAKGVISSGVSSYGYDMRISDEFKIFNPASKTIVDPKNFDISHFIDYKGKECIIPPNSYVLAKSVEYFRIPRDIVTITFGKSTYARSGIFMNITPFEPEWEGFVTISISNLTPLPAKLYANEGIAQVLFLKAEEPCEVSYADKKGKYQAQKKITIAKIKK, encoded by the coding sequence ATGGGCGTAATGAATGATAAATGGATAAAGATGATGGCAAAAAAGGGGATGATAGAACCATTTCAGGCAAAGCAGGTGGCAAAGGGAGTAATATCTTCCGGCGTGTCTTCGTACGGTTATGATATGAGAATATCTGATGAGTTTAAAATTTTTAATCCCGCTTCCAAAACGATAGTTGACCCCAAGAACTTTGATATATCGCACTTCATTGATTATAAGGGAAAAGAATGTATCATTCCGCCTAACTCTTATGTGCTTGCAAAAAGCGTGGAATATTTCCGTATTCCGCGTGATATTGTGACCATTACTTTCGGCAAGTCCACATACGCCAGAAGCGGCATCTTTATGAATATCACTCCTTTTGAACCTGAATGGGAAGGGTTTGTCACCATTTCAATTTCAAACCTTACTCCGTTACCGGCGAAACTTTACGCTAACGAAGGCATAGCGCAGGTTCTGTTTTTAAAAGCGGAAGAACCGTGTGAGGTTTCTTACGCTGACAAAAAAGGCAAGTATCAGGCGCAGAAAAAGATTACTATAGCCAAAATAAAAAAGTAA
- a CDS encoding MATE family efflux transporter, with translation MRELHTGNLKSHIIHLSWPMITANVLQNLAAGFEMYLIGIINLEALAAFAIVMSSFYGLYLSLHGGLINAAITMTSRYTGRGNHAELNRAVAQMLIFAVLAFGLFSLAAYIFMDPMLVFFGAKGEVFTMAKEYTSIMLLSFLPFAVFSVFLGVLRGAGDSITPLKVVALMSVFWVILNPIFIFKLNLGLKGVALTALCTNTLMALVYGFIFLKGRHFFKLKAEYFKPDRILFKTYAQFSVKAILQGFVFDASSMLMLKLISGYGNAFIAAYGIVLRIGYFVMMIGWPIGNSGGVVVGHNLGAGYKDRAMRAVKDAAAVFSVFTIPAALVYFFFPEFVLGLFTSDPATLNYGRYFMKTIAFALPLMGAGLMAQSAFNAAGAIGFSLVLSFIVYWPVRIVMALILPMTALKEYGVFWAMSLSLIFFAFIYLFYYKRENWMNREF, from the coding sequence ATGAGAGAACTTCATACCGGCAATTTAAAATCACATATAATACATCTGTCCTGGCCTATGATTACGGCAAATGTGCTGCAGAATCTTGCCGCGGGATTTGAAATGTATCTTATAGGAATAATAAATCTGGAAGCGCTGGCGGCTTTTGCCATCGTTATGTCAAGTTTTTACGGGTTGTATCTTTCCCTGCACGGCGGGCTTATTAACGCGGCCATTACTATGACGTCGCGTTATACCGGAAGGGGAAACCACGCGGAACTTAACCGTGCTGTGGCGCAGATGCTTATTTTTGCTGTTCTGGCTTTTGGTTTATTCAGCCTGGCCGCGTATATTTTTATGGATCCAATGCTTGTGTTTTTTGGCGCTAAAGGCGAAGTTTTCACGATGGCAAAAGAATACACATCCATAATGTTATTAAGTTTTCTGCCCTTTGCTGTGTTCTCTGTTTTTCTTGGTGTTTTAAGGGGTGCGGGTGATTCCATAACACCCTTAAAAGTAGTGGCCCTTATGTCCGTGTTTTGGGTGATATTGAATCCTATTTTTATATTTAAACTTAACCTTGGTTTAAAAGGCGTGGCTCTTACAGCTTTGTGCACAAATACTTTAATGGCGCTTGTTTACGGCTTTATATTTTTAAAAGGCAGGCACTTTTTTAAGCTTAAGGCGGAATATTTTAAGCCGGACAGGATTCTGTTTAAAACTTACGCGCAGTTTTCAGTCAAGGCGATACTGCAGGGATTTGTTTTTGACGCCAGTTCAATGTTAATGCTTAAGCTTATCTCCGGATACGGTAACGCGTTTATAGCAGCGTACGGAATAGTATTAAGGATAGGGTATTTTGTAATGATGATAGGGTGGCCAATAGGCAATTCCGGCGGCGTGGTGGTGGGGCACAACCTGGGTGCCGGGTATAAGGACAGGGCAATGCGGGCTGTGAAAGACGCGGCGGCTGTTTTTTCCGTTTTTACAATACCGGCTGCTTTAGTGTATTTTTTCTTCCCTGAATTTGTGCTTGGCCTGTTTACATCTGACCCGGCGACTTTAAATTACGGGCGGTATTTTATGAAAACAATTGCTTTTGCTCTTCCTCTTATGGGCGCCGGGCTTATGGCGCAGAGCGCGTTTAACGCTGCGGGGGCGATTGGATTCTCACTTGTTTTAAGTTTCATAGTTTACTGGCCGGTGCGCATAGTTATGGCTTTAATTCTTCCGATGACAGCCCTTAAAGAATACGGAGTATTCTGGGCGATGAGCCTGTCTCTTATATTTTTTGCTTTTATTTACTTGTTCTATTATAAAAGGGAAAATTGGATGAATAGGGAGTTTTGA
- a CDS encoding archaeosortase/exosortase family protein, whose product MDNDNNRYGCSVDTGIVGQENRMQKLSLIKGKLTVIATIVVFWPVWIWYVRRILYSTFEYVSVIPLIAIIFFIVRDKKIACIIELKKYNLFILLMSVYIILFHYIPELVRAFLAFSIIAFLLSEVYFKIKINFTLLGLFFLSLPVIPTIDFYFGYPLRLLATNISFLLIRMSGYRVELEGTMIEYGNRFVCVDAPCSGIKMLWTGILLSFILTGFFRFTNKKTLILSIYAFIFVIAGNIIRSTLLFFTESGIFVMPEWFHAAVGAAIFISLTAVITLTAYYMDKKL is encoded by the coding sequence ATGGATAATGATAATAATCGCTATGGTTGCAGTGTTGATACTGGTATTGTTGGGCAAGAAAACAGAATGCAAAAACTATCATTAATTAAAGGGAAATTGACCGTAATTGCCACGATTGTGGTTTTTTGGCCTGTGTGGATATGGTATGTGAGAAGAATATTGTATTCAACTTTTGAATATGTATCTGTAATACCTTTAATTGCTATAATTTTTTTTATTGTTCGTGATAAGAAAATTGCCTGTATTATTGAACTGAAGAAATATAATCTATTTATTTTATTAATGTCCGTTTATATAATTCTTTTTCATTATATACCTGAACTTGTAAGGGCGTTTCTGGCATTTTCTATCATTGCTTTTCTTTTAAGTGAAGTATATTTTAAAATTAAAATTAATTTTACATTATTGGGTTTGTTTTTTTTGTCGCTGCCTGTTATTCCTACTATTGATTTTTATTTTGGTTATCCTTTGAGATTATTAGCGACAAATATCTCGTTTTTGCTTATAAGAATGTCTGGATATAGAGTGGAACTGGAAGGGACTATGATTGAATATGGAAATAGATTTGTATGTGTTGATGCTCCGTGCAGTGGCATAAAAATGTTATGGACGGGTATTCTCCTCTCATTTATCCTAACTGGTTTTTTCCGTTTTACAAATAAAAAGACTTTGATTTTATCCATTTATGCATTTATTTTTGTGATTGCAGGAAATATAATTAGGTCGACATTGCTTTTTTTCACTGAGTCAGGCATATTTGTTATGCCGGAATGGTTTCATGCGGCTGTTGGCGCGGCTATTTTTATTTCCTTAACTGCAGTCATTACTCTTACAGCTTATTATATGGATAAAAAATTATGA
- a CDS encoding SDR family NAD(P)-dependent oxidoreductase: protein MDVKGKTAIITGANRGLGFAMSEKLASMGATVIMACRDAKKGKEAATKLTAKGYKAIAMQVKVDDTNSINKFAKEVAKKFPVVDILINNAGVNSEPGETGIENLNLKMFQKIMQINLVGPVWICKNIVPLMKKSDDARIVNFSSGLGQLSVPRMGPYPSYSISKTAINQLTKFLAEELKNTKVKVFSVDPGWVKTDLGGPQAPLSIEEGIVTPIWLATADTKDLVSGEFYKEKQILGW, encoded by the coding sequence ATGGACGTTAAAGGAAAAACAGCAATAATAACAGGCGCTAACCGCGGGCTTGGTTTTGCAATGTCAGAAAAACTTGCGTCAATGGGAGCGACAGTTATTATGGCGTGCAGGGATGCTAAAAAAGGAAAAGAAGCCGCGACAAAGCTGACGGCAAAAGGTTATAAAGCAATAGCTATGCAGGTAAAGGTGGATGACACCAATTCAATTAATAAATTCGCAAAAGAAGTCGCCAAAAAGTTCCCTGTGGTGGATATACTGATAAATAACGCGGGGGTAAATTCAGAACCCGGCGAAACAGGAATTGAAAACCTTAACCTTAAGATGTTCCAGAAGATAATGCAGATTAACCTGGTAGGGCCTGTATGGATATGCAAAAACATAGTGCCGTTAATGAAGAAATCTGATGACGCAAGGATTGTGAATTTTTCATCGGGCTTGGGCCAGCTTTCAGTTCCAAGAATGGGGCCATACCCGTCATACAGCATTTCAAAAACAGCCATAAACCAGCTGACAAAATTTTTAGCCGAGGAATTGAAGAACACCAAAGTTAAAGTGTTTTCCGTTGACCCGGGCTGGGTTAAGACAGATTTAGGCGGCCCGCAGGCCCCCCTTTCAATTGAAGAAGGAATTGTAACCCCCATATGGTTAGCCACCGCAGACACGAAAGACCTTGTAAGCGGAGAATTCTATAAAGAAAAACAGATACTGGGCTGGTAA
- the queF gene encoding NADPH-dependent 7-cyano-7-deazaguanine reductase QueF, with the protein MAKAEGRTYDFLPESKIDTKALETIKYEGGKQLIEYKTKEFSAVCPFSGLPDVAEVVITYIPAAKILELKALKYYFVSFRNVGIYQEKATNRIFTDIKKILNPKYLLVETVYNTRGGIDAKCAMEFGKR; encoded by the coding sequence ATGGCAAAAGCAGAAGGAAGGACGTATGATTTTTTACCGGAATCTAAAATAGATACAAAAGCGCTGGAAACTATAAAATATGAAGGCGGAAAGCAGCTTATTGAATATAAAACAAAAGAATTTTCCGCTGTATGCCCTTTTTCCGGGCTTCCGGATGTGGCAGAAGTGGTTATTACCTATATCCCTGCCGCTAAAATACTTGAACTAAAAGCGCTTAAATATTACTTTGTAAGCTTCCGCAATGTGGGTATTTATCAGGAAAAAGCCACTAACCGTATTTTTACTGATATTAAAAAAATATTAAATCCAAAATATCTTCTTGTAGAAACGGTTTACAATACAAGAGGGGGGATAGACGCCAAATGCGCGATGGAGTTTGGAAAGCGCTGA
- a CDS encoding phospholipase, whose product MKIKLNKIGMALLILCGILVITMIINTVKPMPEGTDITGTVYNIPDDSVKFLCDVTYVNADGKRVVEQEIFDEIFSMIKEAKEVIIADIFLINGFQGSKPENFRKLSSEFCNTLVKKKTDNPGVFISVTTDPINTQYGGVKSENFEAMKKAGIVVTITALEKLRDSVFLYSAFWRLFFQWMGNSDKGGLLPNLLAADDKKITVRSILKLLNLKANHRKIVIADAPGNKMSVLITSNNASDASSAHGNTAVRIDDFVWKDAIKSEAGIAEFSGSKFEYKPGDVKDNTGATQASFITEKAIKRTLIKKIKASEKGSSIKVVMFYLSERDIIKQLARAAKRGVDVKIILDPNKDSFGRQRDGTPNRPAANELYELSDKLAKIRWYNTNGEQCHGKMFIFENGGNYSMIQGSCNMTRRNMDNLNLEADIMVECGGKTVFFDKAEGYFNRIWFNDDGNTYTVDFEKYRDTRTLLKLKYKLQEMTGWCSF is encoded by the coding sequence GTGAAAATAAAGTTAAATAAAATCGGGATGGCACTGTTAATATTATGCGGGATTCTTGTAATAACCATGATAATTAATACAGTTAAACCTATGCCTGAAGGTACAGATATAACCGGAACTGTATATAACATACCGGATGATTCTGTTAAATTCCTGTGTGATGTCACATATGTTAACGCTGACGGAAAGCGTGTCGTGGAACAGGAAATATTTGATGAAATATTCAGCATGATAAAAGAAGCTAAAGAAGTCATAATAGCCGACATATTTCTTATCAACGGTTTTCAGGGTTCAAAACCTGAAAACTTCAGAAAGTTAAGTTCTGAATTCTGTAATACACTTGTTAAAAAGAAAACAGATAATCCCGGTGTTTTTATCTCTGTTACCACAGACCCCATCAATACCCAGTATGGAGGTGTGAAGTCAGAAAATTTTGAAGCAATGAAAAAAGCCGGTATTGTTGTTACGATTACCGCCCTTGAAAAACTGCGTGACAGCGTGTTTTTGTATTCGGCGTTCTGGAGGCTTTTCTTTCAGTGGATGGGAAATTCGGATAAGGGAGGATTATTGCCGAATTTGCTTGCTGCTGATGACAAGAAAATAACCGTTCGGTCTATTTTAAAACTTTTAAATTTAAAAGCCAACCACAGAAAAATTGTAATTGCCGATGCGCCGGGCAATAAGATGTCTGTTCTTATTACATCAAATAACGCAAGCGATGCGTCAAGCGCCCATGGCAATACGGCTGTGCGTATTGATGATTTTGTCTGGAAAGATGCGATAAAAAGCGAGGCAGGCATAGCGGAATTTTCCGGGTCAAAGTTTGAATATAAGCCGGGGGATGTAAAAGATAATACAGGGGCAACACAAGCTTCTTTTATCACCGAAAAAGCGATAAAGAGAACGCTTATTAAAAAGATAAAGGCGTCAGAAAAAGGCTCTTCAATTAAGGTTGTGATGTTTTACTTAAGCGAGAGGGATATTATAAAGCAACTTGCAAGGGCCGCCAAAAGAGGGGTGGATGTAAAAATTATTCTTGACCCTAATAAAGACTCTTTTGGCAGGCAGCGTGACGGCACGCCAAACAGGCCTGCGGCAAATGAACTTTACGAATTGTCGGATAAACTGGCAAAGATAAGGTGGTATAACACAAACGGGGAACAGTGCCACGGCAAGATGTTTATATTTGAAAACGGCGGGAATTACAGCATGATACAGGGTTCCTGCAATATGACCAGAAGGAACATGGATAATCTTAATCTGGAAGCTGATATAATGGTGGAATGCGGAGGGAAGACGGTATTTTTTGATAAGGCCGAAGGGTACTTTAACCGGATATGGTTCAATGATGACGGCAACACATATACTGTTGATTTTGAAAAATACAGAGACACAAGGACGTTATTAAAGTTAAAATACAAACTGCAGGAAATGACAGGCTGGTGCAGTTTTTAA